AGCCATGATCGCGACTTCCTCGATCGCACCGTCACCATCACGCTCGGCCTCGACGGCACGGGCAAGGTCGATGTCGTGGCCGGCGGGTACGAAGACTGGGAAAAGAAACGCCGCGCACCTGTCGAGCGCAAGGAGAAGCGGCAGGACAAGCCCGCTGCGAAACCTGCCGAACAAGCCAAAGCGAAGCCGACAAAGTTATCCTACAAGGACCAGCGCGATCTGGAGCTGTTGCCTGCACGTATCGAGGAACTGGAAACAGCGATCGCCAAGGGCGAGACGATCCTTTCCGACCCCGATCTCTACACCAAGGATCCCAAGAAATTCGCCACGATCAGCGAAGGGATCGAGAATGCTCGCACCGAAAAGGATGCGGCAGAAGAACGCTGGCTGATGCTGGCGGAAATGGCAGAGGCACTTTGAGCGCAGAAGCGCTTGCATCACGGATTGCCGCCTGCAGGCTATGCGAAGAGCACCTGCCCCACGGGGTACGCGCCGTCGTCAGCTTTTCGCCCGATGCGCGCCTGCTCATCATCGGCCAGGCACCCGGATCGAAAGTCCACGAAAGCGGCATTCCGTGGGACGACGCGAGCGGCGACCGGCTGCGCGAATGGACCGGACTGACGAAGGATCAGATGTACGATCCCGCGCAGGTCGCGCTTGTGCCCATGGGGTTCTGTTATCCAGGCAAAGCCAGCGGGGGCGACAAGCCGCCCCGACCGGAATGCGCGCCGCAATGGCACGAAAGCGTGCTGGACGTCCTTCCCGAAAACCGTCTGACCTTACTCGTCGGCACCTATGCGCAGGCCTATTACCTGCCGCAGGCGCGCAAGCTGTCGATGACGGAGCGGGTACGAAACTTCGGGCACTATTTGCCGGATTTCCTTCCCCTACCCCACCCCGCATGGCGATCGACGCTCTGGATGCGCAAGAACCCGTGGTTCGAAAACGAGGTCCTCCCGCAATTGCGTGACCTGGTCTCTCACCGGATCCGATAGAAGTCGGCCACCCGGTCCAGCGCAAGCCGGAGCACCAGCTTGCCGCTCCTTGCAGGCCATCCGAGACCCCTCTCGGCATGAGACAGGCTCTCGCAATTGCAGACCACGTGCCACAGCACATCTTTCAGACCCCTGCCTGCCTGAGCCATCGCACCGTCGAACCGGGTTCGCGCCGCGATCTGGCGTTCGCTCGGCGTCATGCCGTCACCGCCGCCCCCGTCCAAGCGGACCGGATCCCAGCGCATGGTGATACCGGGCGCGACCTGAGAGCGTTCGTAGTCCGCACGAAGCCGCTCGCCTGCATCGAACAGGCGGTCGTCGAGATGCCCGCGAGCGTGCAGCCATGAGAGCGGCGATTCCGCCACGTTTACCGTAACGGTTCGCTTCCTCCCTTTTATCGAGCCCTTTACGCTAGGCCCCTGATCGGTGAGTTCGCGTTCAACCAGTTGCTTGCGCACTATTCTTCTCCATGCCTGTGGAGAGACCGCTTGCATATTTTCGGTTAGTGTAGGAAAGATGAAAAACCATTTCGGTTATTGGGAGAGATCCGGTGATCAACCGCATCCGCGACATTCGCAAGCAAAAAGGCTGGACGCTGGCCGATCTGGCAGAGGCTTGCGACCCGCCCACCACGCCACAGACTGTCGGGCGGCTGGAAACGGGGATGCGGAATCTCTCGCTGAAATGGATGGAACGGATTGCCGCAGCACTCGGGGTCGAGCCCGAAGTTCTGGTCCGCTCCGAAAAGGCCGCCCACCCGCAGGTCGTCGCCACGCTCGGCAAGGATGGTCCTGAAGCCCTCGATACTACTCGCGACGCGCTTCTGGCCACCGACCTCGGCGCCGACGGCGCCCTGATGGTACTGACCATCGATTACCCCCACGGGGAATATCGTCCCGGAGACCAGCTGTGGCTGCGCCAGATCGATCCGGAAGATGCCGGGCGCGCGGTCAACCGCGACGTCCTCGTCCCGCGCAAGGCCGGGCGCTTCTCCTTCGGACGGCTGATCGATCGGCAGGGCAGCCTCGTGGGTATCTTGCCGCCTGGCCACGGCGAAAAGCAGCAGGTGGTGGACAGCCCGCCCTGGATCGGTGTCGCCGAAATGCTGGTCCGCCGACTGTGACCTCTGGCAAAGCCCGGCGGGCACTGGTCCTGTCGACATTGTGGCCCAATGCATCGGCGCCGAGGTTCGGAACCTTCGTCGCACGCTCTATCGAGGCACTCGGAAGGCATACCGACTGGGAGCCTGTCGTCATCAACCCTATCGGCCTGCCACCCTTGGCGCTTGGACGATATCGCGAGGCGAAGGAAGCCGCCGTCGATGGGGTGGAAAACGGTGTTGCCGTCCATCGACCGACATTTCGCCTGCTTCCCAAGGTCGGCGGACGTCTCAATCCCCGCCTGATCGCCAAGGCCGTAATGCCTCTCGCGAAGAAACTGCACGAAGAGCAGCCGTTCGACCTGATCGATGCGCAGTTTTTCTATCCGGACGGGCCGGCCGCATCGCGCATCGCAGCAGAGCTCAGCCTTCCCCTCTCGATCAAGGCGCGGGGGGCGGATATCCATTATTGGGGCGGCCGCAGCTATGGCGCGCACGCTCTTAAAACTGCTGCCCAACAGGCTGCCGGTCTGCTCAGCGTTTCCGAAGCACTGGCGGACGACATGGCTGCGCTGGGCATGGACCGCTCCAAGATCGCGATCCATCGCACGGGCCTCGACCGTGACCGGTTCCGGCCGCTCGGCCATACCCAATTGCGTAATCGCCTCGGCGACGAGCTCGGCATCGAAATCGGCGAAGACGACCAGCTCATCGCCACCGTCGGGGCGCTCATCGAACGCAAGGGGCAGGCGCTGGTCATAAAGGCTCTTACGGACCTGCCTGACGCCCGCCTCCTGCTGGTCGGCAAGGGAGAGGACGAGGCGAGCCTGCGCGCCCTTGCAAGATCGGAGGGCGTGGCCGATCGCGTCCACCTCCTCGGCAGCGTGGATCACGATCTGTTGCCGATCATACTGTCCGCCGCCGACGTGATGGCCCTGCCATCTGCCAGCGAAGGGCTCGCCAATGCGTGGATCGAGGCACTGGCCTGCGGTACGCCCCTCGTCATCACCGACGCAGGCGGTGCGCGCGAAGTGGTGAATACTTCCGCCGCGGGAGTCATCGTCGCTCGGCGTACCGATGCGGTTCGCGAAGGGATCAGGCTGGTCTTGCAAAACAGGCGGCCACCCCTGGAGGTTGCCGCCTGTGTCGATGTTTATAGCTGGGAGGCGAACGGCGAGGCGCTAGGCGCGCATTACGATCGCCTTGTCGGGGCCTAGACCTCGCCCCGAGCGATGCGTTCCTGCTTGTCCGCAATCGTCTCTTCAGGAACGAAGCTGTCGGAATTGACGCCCATCCAGATAAGCAGCGGCGAGGCCATGTAGACCGAGCTGTAGGTACCCACGAAAAGACCCAGCGTGATCGCGGCAGTCAGTCCGAATAGGCTGGCCGGGCCCACCAGCAGCAGCGGCAGCAGCGCCACCAGCAGCGTCAGCGAGGTCATTACGGTACGCGCCAAGGTTTCGTTGACCGACAGGTCGAGAAGCTCGGGCACGGGCATCTTGCGATACTTCTTCAGATTCTCGCGGATGCGGTCGTAGACGACGATCGTATCGTTCAGTGAATAGCCGATGATGGCGAGAATGGCCGCGATGATCTGCAGACTGAATTCCAGCTGGAACAGCGCAAACATCCCCAGGGTCAGGCTGACGTCGTGGAACAGCGCGAACAATGCGCCGACCCCGAATTGCCATTCGAACCGGATCCAGATGTAGAGCGCGACGGCCAGCATCGCGGCCACCAGCGCAAAGACCGCATCCTTGCGGAATTCGCCCGAGACCTTACCCGAAACGTTGTCGTTCCCGTCGAGGCGGAAGTCCGGGTAATTGCCCTGCAGTTCATCGACCACCGCGTTGGCCGCAGCCTGCGCGGCGTCCTTGTCGGCAGCGATCTCGTCGGGCAGGCGCACGCGGATCGAGACCTGGTTGTCTTCGCCGAAACGCTGGACGACCGGTGACCCGTAGCCGAGCCCTTCCACGTCGTCGCGCAGCTGCGCCACCGGGGCTTCGCTCCGTTCGGTGAAGGTCGCCCGCACTTCCAGACCGCCGGCAAAGTCGACGCCGTAGTTGAGGCCCTTGGTCGCCACGAGCGCCCAGCTCGCCGCGATCAGCAGGATGCTGACGACGAAGAAGGGTATGCGCCACTTGAGGAACTTGATGTTGGTGTCGTCGGGGACGAGCTTGAGAAGTTTCATCGTCCGTTTCCTCAAAGATTGATGTCGGATGGGCGCGTCTTGCGCAGCCATCCGGCGACCCACATGCGGGTCAGCGGCAGGGCGGTAAAGACGCTGGTGAACAGGCCGACGACGAGGACCACGGCGAAGCCCTTGATCGGTCCGGAGCCGAAGCTGAACAGCAGTACGCCTGCGATGAAGTTGGTGATGTTCGCGTCATAGATGGCGCGGCTGGCTTCCTTGTAGCCGTTTTCCACCGCGGCGATGACGCGCCTCCCCCGCTTTCGCTCTTCGCGAATGCGCTCGTTGATCAGCACGTTGGCGTCGACAGCCGCACCGATGGTCAGGACGAAGCCCGCGATTCCGGGCAAGGTCAGCGTCATGTTGAGCGCTGCCATGATGCCCAGCAACATCAACACGTTGATGACCAGCGCCATCGTCGCAAAGATACCGAAACGGCCATAGGTCAAGATCATGAGGCCCATGACCAGTAGCGTGCCGATCACGATGGCGATCATGCCCGACTTGATCGAATCGGCGCCAAGGTCAGGTCCGACGGTACGTTCTTCGACCACGCTGAGATCAACGGGCAGCGCGCCGGAGCGCAGCTGGATTGCGAGGTTGTTCGCGCTTTCGACCGTAAAGCCGCCCGAAATCTGTGACTGACCGTTCTGGATCGGATCGCGCATGACGGGAGCCGAGATCACCTCGTCATCAAGGATGATCGCGAACTGGCGACCCGTGTACTGCGTGGTCATCCGCGCAAAGCGGCGACCGCCGTCGGGATTGAAAGTAATCGAGACGACCGGTTCGTTCGTCTGCGCATCGAAATTCTGCTGCGCCCCGGTGAGCGTTTCGCCGTCGATCCCGCCGATCCGCTGGACGACCACCCCGTTGGGGAAGCCCTCGCCTTCGGCATAGGGATAGACTTCGCCGCCTGCGACGAAACCGCGCGCCACTTCTTCGGCGCTAGCCTGGCGTTCGACGAGCTTGAATTCCAGCTTGGCGGTCTTGCCGAGCAGTTCCTTCAACTGTTCCGGATCCTGCAGGCCGGGCACCTGCACCACAATGCGGGTGTCGCCCTGGCGCAAGATCGTCGGCTCGCGTGTACCGAGACCGTCGATACGAATACCCACGGTGCGCAGCGCGCCTTCCATCGCGGCATCGACCGCGTTGTCGAGACCAGCCGCGGTCTGGGTCAGGACGAAACGTTGCCCGTCGACGACCTGCAAGTCCCATTCGCGGACCGGACCGGTGCCGTTCATGATGTCTTCGATCTCGGCGCGCGCGCGGTCCACGTCGGCGACATCGTCGAGCAGGAAGCTGAGCTGGCCGTCGGCAGTCGAAACGTCGCCGATGCGGATGCGCGGCTCTGCGCGGCGCATGGCGTTGCGCACGCTTTCTTCCAGGTCCTCCAGCCTCATGGCGGCCACCTCGTCCCGCTCTGCCTCGAGCAGGATGTGGCTACCGCCGGCAAGGTCGAGACCCAGGTTTACGACCGGGTCGGGAAGCTGATCGGGCCAATCGAGATTGGCGAGCGAGAACAGGGAAGGCAGCGACAGGAGCATGCCGAATACGGCGATGCCCCACAGGAACGCTTTCCTCCAGGTTGGAAAATCGAGCATGTCTGCTGTGTGCCTCTTGCCGGATCAGTCGTTGGCGGGCTTGGCGGTGGTGCCGGAGAGCACTTCGCCAATGGTGTTACGCACGGCGCGGACCTTCATGCCTTTCGACAGTTCGACTTCGACGAACTGGTCGTCGACCTTGGTGATCTTGCCGACGAGGCCGCCCGCCGTCACCACTTCGTCACCCCGCTTCAGGCCGGCAATCTTTTCCTGGTGCGCCTTCTGCTGGCGCATCTGCGGGCGGATCATCAGGAACCAGAAGATGGCGAAAATCGCGACCCACGGAAGAATCTGCAGCCAGATAGGCGGCTGGGCTGCGGAGGAGCCGGCGGCGGCGAGAAGGTCGATCATGAAGGAAAAGCCTGTATCCGTTGATGCTAATGTCCACGCGAGATGGGACCGGTTGCGGTGCAATCAAGCTTCCGGCCGAAAGCCCCCTCGTCAATAGCGCGCGCAGCTAGCAGGAACGCGATTGCAGGGCAATGAATTGCCGCAGCTTGACGCTTGCCATGCACAGAACTGCACCCTATAGGGCCGCCTCCACTGGTATCGGGACGTGGCGCAGTCTGGTAGCGCACTATACTGGGGGTGTAGGGGTCGCTGGTTCGAATCCAGTCGTCCCGACCAGTGGACCACACCGGAAAATCGATTTCTCTGAACGCGGCTGGGCTCAGCCCGGGCTGATCGCGCGATCCCCGCTGAGTGCTGCGATCAGGCCGGTCGCATAGAAAGCGACCAGCACGCCGACGATCGCGGTGGGCGACTTGCCGGCCTCGGCGATCCCCGCACCGCAGCCTGCATCGTCGGCCCAGTCGAGCCAGTCCTGCCAGGAATAGAGCTCGTTATCTTCGACGTCGCGGTAGGTTTTGCCAACATAGCGCCAGTCTTCCGGCGCATTGCCGTCTTCCAGCCATCGGGCATATTCCGGCTCGATCCGGTCGCAATCCCACAGTTCGGGAATGTCGAGCGCACCTTCGGCCGACGATGGAATCGGGTCTGCCGGTTGCGCCAGGGCGCCGCCTGCGACCAGCGCCAGGACTGCTGCTCCGGCTGCGATATGTGAGAAGACCCGCTTCATCCGATGCTCCGCATCTTGTTCGAGAGCCAGACATTAGCGCACTTGCCGTTACGATACAATGAAGCGCAGCCCGATTGGGCCGGTCCGTTTCCTACACGATCCTATTTGGTTATTTGAGGTATTTTGGAGGAACCAATTATGGCAGTCATCGAATCGCTTATCGGCCCTATCGCCTCGATCATCGACAAGATCATCCCGGACAAGGAAGCGCGCGCCAAGGCCAAGCTCGAACTGCTCGCGCTCGAAGGCACCCACGAACTCAAGTCCATCGAAGCCCGCCTCGCCGCCATCGTAGCCGAAGCCAATTCCAAAGACCCGTGGACCAGCCGGGCGCGACCCAGCTTCCTCTATGTAATGTACACGATGATCCTGTTCGCATTGCCGATGGGCATCCTGGCGGCCTTCCTGCCGGAGGCGGCCGGAGATATCGGCGACGGCATCACGCGCTACCTTCGCGGACTGCCGGACGAGCTCTACGCCCTCTTCGGTACCGGCTACCTCGGCTACACCGCAGCCCGCCAATGGGGGAAGGCAAAGGGTATCGAGGGATAATTCTCCCAGGACCGTGTTCCACATGTTCCACTCTGTCGGAGGCGCGTGGGGGCAATCCAACTATGTCCCTGCGCGCCAGGCTGGGCTAGGAGGCGCTTCATGAGCACACTCGTCTACGTCCTCAACGGCCCCAACCTGAACCTTCTCGGCACGCGCGAACCGGACATTTACGGCTCCGACACGCTGGCCGATATCGAGACCGCGCTGCACGGCCAGGCCAAGACCCTCGGACTGACTATCGACTTTCGCCAGACCAATCACGAAGGGCAGCTGGTCGACTGGCTCCACGAGGCTAACAGTGAAGGCGCTAAGGCGGTTTTGCTCAACGCAGCGGCCTATACCCACACTTCTATTGCCCTGCTCGATGCGTGCCGCGCGATCACGGTTCCGGTCATCGAAGTGCACCTGTCGGATCCCTCGAAACGCGAGGAATTCCGCCATGTTTCCTATGTGGGCATGGCCGCTGCCGACTGCGTCCAGGGCCTGGGCGCACGCAGCTATTCCGTAGCGTTGGACAAGGCTGCCTCGCTGTAACGCAATCGTCACAGCCCCTTGTCTTGCACGCCGAGCCAGAGCATAGGCGCGTGCAACAGTTAACAAGGGACCATTCATGGCCGAACGCAAAGGTAGCGCCGGGAAATCCGGTATGAACGTCGACACTTCGCTGGTTCGCGAGCTGGCTGAAATGCTGGGCGAGACGGGCCTCACCGAAATCGAGGTCGAGGATGGCGATCGCAAGATCCGCGTATCGCGCGGCGGCGGTGTGGCAATGGCCGCCCCCGCCCCGATGGCAGCAGCATCTGCACCGGCAGCTGCTGCTCCTGTACCGGCTCCCGCCCCAGGTAATGATCCTGCGCCCGCAGAAGCCGATACCGCCGGAGCGCTCAAGTCACCGATGGTCGGGACCGTCTACCTCGCTCCCGAACCGGGCGCCGCCGACTTTGTGAAGGTCGGGGACACCGTGAAGGAAGGCCAGACACTGGTGATCGTCGAAGCGATGAAGGTCATGAACCCGATCGCCGCCGACAAGTCGGGCACGGTCAAGGCGATCCTCGTCGAAAACGCCCAGCCCGTCGAATTCGACCAGCCGCTCGTCGTCGTCGGCTGAGGCAGGTCATGACGATTTCGCGTATCCTTATCGCCAATCGCGGCGAAATCGCGCTCCGCATTCATCGCGCCGCGCACGAGATGGGCATCGAGACGGTCGCGGTGCACTCCACCGCCGACGCGGATGCGATGCACGTTCGCCTGGCCGATCACGCCGTTTGCATCGGCCCGCCGAGCGCGACCGACAGCTATCTCAACATCGCCAACATCATCTCGGCCGCCGAAATCGCGCAGGCCGATGCGATCCACCCCGGATACGGCTTCCTGTCGGAAAACGCCAAGTTCGCCGAGATCGTGGAAGCGCACGACATCAAGTGGATCGGCCCCAAGCCCGAACATATCCGCACGATGGGCGACAAGGTCGAAGCCAAGCGCACCGCAGGCAAGCTCGGCCTCCCGCTGGTGCCCGGCAGCGACGGCGCTGTTTCCGAGATCGAGGAAGCGCGCAAGATCGCCGACGAGATCGGCTATCCCGTCATCATCAAGGCCGCCAGCGGTGGCGGCGGACGCGGAATGAAGGTCTGCGAAAGCGAAGACCAGCTCGAAACCCTGATGCAGCAGGCCGGTAGCGAAGCGAAGGCCGCGTTCGGCGACGCCACCGTCTACATCGAGAAATATCTCGGCAACCCGCGCCACATCGAATTCCAGGTCTTCGGCGACGGTGAAGGCAATGCCATTCACCTCGGCGAACGCGACTGTTCGCTCCAACGCCGCCACCAGAAGGTCCTCGAAGAAGCGCCCTCCCCTGTCATCTCGGAAGAAGACCGCATGCGCATGGGCGAGGTCTGCTCCAAGGCGATGCGCGACATGGGCTATCGCGGCGCGGGCACCATCGAATTCCTGTGGGAAAACGGCGAGTTCTATTTCATCGAGATGAACACCCGCCTTCAGGTCGAACATCCGGTGACCGAGGCCATCACCGGCGTCGATCTGGTGCGCGAACAGATCCGCATTGCCGACGGCAAGCCTCTTTCGGTCGCGCAGGAAGACATCGAGTTCAAGGGCCATGCGATCGAGTGTCGCATCAACGCCGAAGACCCGTTCACCTTCGCTCCATCGCCCGGCAAGATCACCCATTACCACCCGGCGGGCGGCATGCACGTACGTGTCGATAGCGGCCTCTACGCTGGCTATTCGGTTCCGCCTTATTACGACAGCATGATTGCCAAGCTGATCGTCTACGGGCGCAACCGCGAAGGGTGCATGATGCGCCTGAAACGTGCGCTGGAGGAAATGGTGGTCGAGGGCGTAAAGACCTCCATCCCGCTCCACCAGGCCCTGCTGGAACAAGACGACGTGAAGAGCGGCGACTACTCGATCAAATGGCTCGAGGACTGGCTCAAGGAGCGTGAGGCCTGAGGTCGACCCATCACCGCAAACGACCAGATCGTAGTTACTCGAGATGACGCAATATTGAACCCAATTCGCTGAAGAGGGACGCTTTTGTCGATAAAGCCTGAAATTGTCGTGGCTGAGGACCGAAGCGCTCTTTTCGAGCTCTTGAATTCCAGCGAACGAGGTGCAATCTCTGTCACCTCAAGTGATGGAAAGACGATGACTCTTCCAAGCGATTGGATGCCAGTTCGCGAGCCGATTGGAGCCGGGTATCTCGAGATAGTTTCTCAAACAGCGGAGGAAGCTTGGTCGATTGATACTAGCGAAATCGTCAGGGTGAACTGCTTGGAATCTGGCGAATTACTCTGGGAAACTCGACGGGGTGACCTTATTCGGCCTAGCACGCCAGCCGTGGAGAGAATGCGGATTATCGCGCTATTCTACCTCCCAATTCTTTGCGTTATCATGTTGAACTACTTCTTGGGTTGGAAGCTTTTTGGTGAGTGGGACGGAATAGCAACTTTAGCAGGCTTTCTGGGAGCGATGCTTTTGATTTCAGCAATTCCGCGACCGGCAGAAATAATCTAGGTTCTGCAGCGACCTTCAGGCATTCTGGCCCACGCTAGTCGAAATCGAACCCCGCAGCCTTCGCCTCTGCGATGATCTCTTCGCCGGTCATCTTAGGGTGCTCTCCGCCGATGCAGGTCCAGCTGGCGGCTTCGTCGACGAAGATCTCTTTCTCGACCTTCGCGCCGCTGGCGCTGTCGAACAGGCCGGCCGAAAAGCTGCGGTTGCCGGTGGGGAGGAATTTGAACCACAGGTTCGACCCGCAGGTCTTGCAGAACGCACGCTCGGCCCACTCGCTCGACCGGTAAACGGCGACGCTATCCTCGCCGTGGATGGTGAATTGCTTGCTTTCCAGCGCGCTGTAGAACGCCCCGCCCCAGCGGCGACACATGGTGCACTGGCAAATCTCGATCTCGCCCGAAGCGTCCGCAACTTCGATGCGGACTGCCTTGCAGAGGCAATGACCCTCCACCACCTGATCAGCCGAGCGGGACGCCCGGTTCGCTCTTCGAAGTGCGAATGGTCAGCGAGGTCTTCACACTGGCCACATTGGGCGCCGGCGTCAGCTTGCTGGTCAGGAATTCCTGGAAGCTCTGCAGATCCTTGCTGACAATCTTGATGATGAAGTCGATCTCGCCGTTCAGCATGTGAACTTCGCGCACTTCGGGCAGGTCCAGCATCGCCGCTTCGAATTCGCGCAGCGCGTCTTCGGCCTGGCTCTTCAGGCTGACCATGGCGAAAACCGTGATCGAGAAGCCCAGCTTCGAAGGATCGAGTTCGGCGTGGTAGCCACGAATGACGCCATCTTCTTCCAGCGCACGCACGCGGCGCAGGCACGGAGGCGCGGTCAGGCCGACGCGATGGGCCAGTTCGACATTGGTGATTCTGCCTTCGTCCTGCAGTTCGGAGAGCAGGCGACGATCGATTTCGTCGAGATTGGCCATGCGAGTCCTCGATAATTTGATGCGCCATAAAGACGCTGCGCGCTTAAGAAATGTTGAAAAGGCGCAAGCATCGTATTGGCTAACATTATTATCTTTGCCAGCAATCGTCCCGCTTTGCAACGTGTCGGAAACATCTCGTTCATCACGTTTGTTGGAGCGATAGAAGGGACGCGCGCGTAATGGTTACCCGCCTGCAAACCACCTAAGCTTCCGGAGCATCGATGCATTTTGACGACCGCCTTGCTACTGTGCTGCGCAATCGCGCGGGCGGAGAGCGTGCGGCCAAAACGCAGTTCCGGCAGCTGATCGACCTGCTCGGCGAACGTCCGCAGGCAGGCGACAAGGCCCTGAAAGCAGCAGCTTACCTGCGATTGATCGCATTGGGCGAGATGATTTCCGTGGCCGATCGGGCCGCGATCGTCGGTGAGAACGGCTGGCGTTTCCGCAATCCGGAACTGGTGAAATGGTTCGGCGAGGCGCATCCGCATATCGCCGCAGCGGCGCTATATCGTGCGAATCTGACAGGTGAGGAATGGGAAGAAATCATCCCCCGCCTCCCGATCCGTGCACGCGGCTTCCTGCGCCATCGGCGCGATCTTCCCGTTGCGGCGGAGCGTGTTCTCGACGCCCTTGGGGTGTCGGACCGCGCGCTGCCGCAGCCGGTGCTCGAGCAATTGAGCCAAGATGCGGTCATGCCCCCTCCCCCGGTCGAGGAACCGGAAGACACGCCGGAAGAGATCTTGGAAGAGCCTGCGCCCCTGTCGCTCGGCACGCTCGAAACATCCGAAGCTCCTGCCGACGAAAAGCCTGCGCCGGAAGATCGGCCGATCGAATCCGGGAAGGACGGCATTCGCGCCCTCGTCGACCGCATCGAAGCGTTCCAGAAAGTGCGCAGCGAACGCGTGCTGGATCAGGACGATCCGCGCCTTCCGCTCGGCGAAAAGGACGCGGCATCGCAGGCGCGACC
This DNA window, taken from Qipengyuania seohaensis, encodes the following:
- the accC gene encoding acetyl-CoA carboxylase biotin carboxylase subunit, which gives rise to MTISRILIANRGEIALRIHRAAHEMGIETVAVHSTADADAMHVRLADHAVCIGPPSATDSYLNIANIISAAEIAQADAIHPGYGFLSENAKFAEIVEAHDIKWIGPKPEHIRTMGDKVEAKRTAGKLGLPLVPGSDGAVSEIEEARKIADEIGYPVIIKAASGGGGRGMKVCESEDQLETLMQQAGSEAKAAFGDATVYIEKYLGNPRHIEFQVFGDGEGNAIHLGERDCSLQRRHQKVLEEAPSPVISEEDRMRMGEVCSKAMRDMGYRGAGTIEFLWENGEFYFIEMNTRLQVEHPVTEAITGVDLVREQIRIADGKPLSVAQEDIEFKGHAIECRINAEDPFTFAPSPGKITHYHPAGGMHVRVDSGLYAGYSVPPYYDSMIAKLIVYGRNREGCMMRLKRALEEMVVEGVKTSIPLHQALLEQDDVKSGDYSIKWLEDWLKEREA
- a CDS encoding uracil-DNA glycosylase family protein, with translation MSAEALASRIAACRLCEEHLPHGVRAVVSFSPDARLLIIGQAPGSKVHESGIPWDDASGDRLREWTGLTKDQMYDPAQVALVPMGFCYPGKASGGDKPPRPECAPQWHESVLDVLPENRLTLLVGTYAQAYYLPQARKLSMTERVRNFGHYLPDFLPLPHPAWRSTLWMRKNPWFENEVLPQLRDLVSHRIR
- the secF gene encoding protein translocase subunit SecF is translated as MKLLKLVPDDTNIKFLKWRIPFFVVSILLIAASWALVATKGLNYGVDFAGGLEVRATFTERSEAPVAQLRDDVEGLGYGSPVVQRFGEDNQVSIRVRLPDEIAADKDAAQAAANAVVDELQGNYPDFRLDGNDNVSGKVSGEFRKDAVFALVAAMLAVALYIWIRFEWQFGVGALFALFHDVSLTLGMFALFQLEFSLQIIAAILAIIGYSLNDTIVVYDRIRENLKKYRKMPVPELLDLSVNETLARTVMTSLTLLVALLPLLLVGPASLFGLTAAITLGLFVGTYSSVYMASPLLIWMGVNSDSFVPEETIADKQERIARGEV
- the secD gene encoding protein translocase subunit SecD, giving the protein MLDFPTWRKAFLWGIAVFGMLLSLPSLFSLANLDWPDQLPDPVVNLGLDLAGGSHILLEAERDEVAAMRLEDLEESVRNAMRRAEPRIRIGDVSTADGQLSFLLDDVADVDRARAEIEDIMNGTGPVREWDLQVVDGQRFVLTQTAAGLDNAVDAAMEGALRTVGIRIDGLGTREPTILRQGDTRIVVQVPGLQDPEQLKELLGKTAKLEFKLVERQASAEEVARGFVAGGEVYPYAEGEGFPNGVVVQRIGGIDGETLTGAQQNFDAQTNEPVVSITFNPDGGRRFARMTTQYTGRQFAIILDDEVISAPVMRDPIQNGQSQISGGFTVESANNLAIQLRSGALPVDLSVVEERTVGPDLGADSIKSGMIAIVIGTLLVMGLMILTYGRFGIFATMALVINVLMLLGIMAALNMTLTLPGIAGFVLTIGAAVDANVLINERIREERKRGRRVIAAVENGYKEASRAIYDANITNFIAGVLLFSFGSGPIKGFAVVLVVGLFTSVFTALPLTRMWVAGWLRKTRPSDINL
- the accB gene encoding acetyl-CoA carboxylase biotin carboxyl carrier protein, with protein sequence MAERKGSAGKSGMNVDTSLVRELAEMLGETGLTEIEVEDGDRKIRVSRGGGVAMAAPAPMAAASAPAAAAPVPAPAPGNDPAPAEADTAGALKSPMVGTVYLAPEPGAADFVKVGDTVKEGQTLVIVEAMKVMNPIAADKSGTVKAILVENAQPVEFDQPLVVVG
- a CDS encoding helix-turn-helix transcriptional regulator — its product is MINRIRDIRKQKGWTLADLAEACDPPTTPQTVGRLETGMRNLSLKWMERIAAALGVEPEVLVRSEKAAHPQVVATLGKDGPEALDTTRDALLATDLGADGALMVLTIDYPHGEYRPGDQLWLRQIDPEDAGRAVNRDVLVPRKAGRFSFGRLIDRQGSLVGILPPGHGEKQQVVDSPPWIGVAEMLVRRL
- a CDS encoding holin family protein is translated as MAVIESLIGPIASIIDKIIPDKEARAKAKLELLALEGTHELKSIEARLAAIVAEANSKDPWTSRARPSFLYVMYTMILFALPMGILAAFLPEAAGDIGDGITRYLRGLPDELYALFGTGYLGYTAARQWGKAKGIEG
- a CDS encoding type II 3-dehydroquinate dehydratase; this translates as MSTLVYVLNGPNLNLLGTREPDIYGSDTLADIETALHGQAKTLGLTIDFRQTNHEGQLVDWLHEANSEGAKAVLLNAAAYTHTSIALLDACRAITVPVIEVHLSDPSKREEFRHVSYVGMAAADCVQGLGARSYSVALDKAASL
- a CDS encoding glycosyltransferase, producing the protein MTSGKARRALVLSTLWPNASAPRFGTFVARSIEALGRHTDWEPVVINPIGLPPLALGRYREAKEAAVDGVENGVAVHRPTFRLLPKVGGRLNPRLIAKAVMPLAKKLHEEQPFDLIDAQFFYPDGPAASRIAAELSLPLSIKARGADIHYWGGRSYGAHALKTAAQQAAGLLSVSEALADDMAALGMDRSKIAIHRTGLDRDRFRPLGHTQLRNRLGDELGIEIGEDDQLIATVGALIERKGQALVIKALTDLPDARLLLVGKGEDEASLRALARSEGVADRVHLLGSVDHDLLPIILSAADVMALPSASEGLANAWIEALACGTPLVITDAGGAREVVNTSAAGVIVARRTDAVREGIRLVLQNRRPPLEVAACVDVYSWEANGEALGAHYDRLVGA
- the yajC gene encoding preprotein translocase subunit YajC, translating into MIDLLAAAGSSAAQPPIWLQILPWVAIFAIFWFLMIRPQMRQQKAHQEKIAGLKRGDEVVTAGGLVGKITKVDDQFVEVELSKGMKVRAVRNTIGEVLSGTTAKPAND
- a CDS encoding DUF6456 domain-containing protein, which produces MRKQLVERELTDQGPSVKGSIKGRKRTVTVNVAESPLSWLHARGHLDDRLFDAGERLRADYERSQVAPGITMRWDPVRLDGGGGDGMTPSERQIAARTRFDGAMAQAGRGLKDVLWHVVCNCESLSHAERGLGWPARSGKLVLRLALDRVADFYRIR